The candidate division WOR-3 bacterium DNA segment AAAGAAGGTTTAAAATCTTCTTTTTTAGGTAATCCTCTAATGGATATTGTTAAAATAGATAAATCTTCAAAAAGAGAAAAAGAATATCATTCTGAAATTTTGATTGCTATTCTTCCAGGTTCTCGAGAAACGGAAATTAAAAGGCTACTAATTCCAATGTTAAGGGCTTTTAGAATTTTTAGAAAGAAATACCCCCAAAGCAAAGGAATTGTTTCTCTTTATACAAAAGAGCATCTTCCTTTAGTTTTGGAACTCACGAGAGGAACTTTGGAGGATGTGGAAGTCCTTTATGGAAAGACGTATGAGATCTTTAAGGATGTTGATCTTGCTCTTATTGCCTCTGGAACAGCAGCGGTAGAGGCTGCTCTTTTTCAAATTCCAATGGTTGTAATGTATAGACTTTCTTATCTCTCTTGGATTATTTCAAAGTTTTTAGTTAAGGTAAAAAATTTTAGTCTTGTTAATATTCTTTTATCTCGAAAGGTCGTTCCAGAGTTGATACAAAAAGAAGTAAATCCTTTAAGAATTTCTAAGGAAATGGAAATTGTTTACGAAAATAAGGAGAAGATTAAAGAGGAATTAAAAAAAATTCCCAAAATGTTAGGAAATAGAGGTGTTTATGATAGGATCGCTTCTAAGATCATTTCTATGGTTTAGTGGACCGTTTTTAACAACTCTTTTAATTTATCTTTTTGGGCTTAGTTGGAGGATAGAATTTAAAGGCCTTTCTATTTTAAAGAAATATAATTTTAAGGTTTTGTATGTTTTCTGGCATGAGAATATGCTACCTCCTCTTTTTACTCATCGAAAAAGAAAAGTTGGTGTGATTGTTAGTCCAAGCTTAGATGGAGAATTTATGAGTAGAATTTTGAGACTTTTAGGATTTAAGGTTTTTCGTGGGGATACGGAAAAAGGAGGTAGTAAAGCTCTTATTGGTCTTATTAAATATGGAAGAGAGGGAAATGAAATTGCAATAACTCCTGATGGACCTAAAGGTCCAAGAAGAAAGGTAAAAAAGGGTGTTTTCCTCTTGGCAAGAGAAACAAGTCTTCCAATTATAGCTGTAAGAGTTTCTTCTGGAAGATGTTTCCGTTTCTCTTCTTGGGACAAATTTATGCTTCCCTATCCTTTTTCAAAAATTAAAATAGAACTGAGAGAGATACTTAACCAACCTAAAGAAGAAACTTTAGAGAAATATCTTTCTTAAAATGGAAATTTTTCTTATAGATCCAAGAAATACCACAAAACCTTACAATTTCTGTTTGCTTTCTTCTCTAAGAGAGAAAAAATTCCCTTTTAAATTTTTTGGATTTATACCTAATTTTTGGAAAGATAAGTTGCTAATAAAAGAAAACAATTTATTTCTGCCTATAAGTAGAGGTATATTTGAAAATAAACATCTTCAGTTATTTATAGCTAACTTCACTCAGACTTTAGAAATGTTTCAAGGTTATCTTCGGCTAAAAGGGCTCCTAAAAGAAGATACAATTTTACATTTTTTATGGTTTACAAGTCCAGGAATTGAACATTATATAATTCCTCATCTAAAGAGAGTGAAGATGATTCATACTGTTCATAACCTTCTTCCTCATAGGGATTATCCTCGGGATCTTTATCTTTTTAAAGCCTTATATTCCCAAATGGATGAAATTATAGTTCATGACAAGAAAACAGAGAAAAATTTTTATAAAATTTTTGATTTGTCTCTCCCTATCACTGTTATTCCACACGGAAATGTAGAGAGATTTTATGAGACCTTTGATTCCACTACAGCCTCAGAATCGGAAGAGTTTTATTTTAAAAAAATAGGTCTTTTAAAAAGGCCGATTTTTCTATTTATGGGACCAATTAAAAAATATAAGGGTTTTGAGAATCTTATTGGTTCTTTAAATATCTTAAATAGAAAGAAACTTTCTTATAGTGTAGTGGTTAAAGACTGGATTAAAGAGAAGATGGAAAATCTTTATTCTTTGAATGTTTCTCTTCATTATTCTAAGTTGGGGCTTGTTTATAGAAATGTCGACGCTGTAATTCTTCCTCATACGAAAATTTCTCAAAGCATTACTTTGTTTGAAGCCGGATATTTTGGAAAGCCTGTTATTGTATCTAATTCTGGAGGTTTGGAGGAAGTTGTAAGAGATGGAAAAGATGGATTTGTTTTTAATGGGAGTAAGTATGAAGACCTAGCAGATAAAATCGAAAAATTAATCCAAGCCGGTCCAAAAGAGCTAAAAGTAATGGGAGAAAATTTTAAAGAGCATCTAATAAAGAATTATTCTTGGGATAAAATTAGCGAGAAGTTAATTAAGATATACGAGAGAATTTTGAATTGTTAAATTGAAGGTCATATAATTTCTTGTATAAGCCATTTTTAACTAAGAGATTTTTATGCGTTCCTTCTTCTACAATCTTTCCCTTATCCATTACAATGATCCTATCTGCATTCATTATCGTTGAAAGCCTATGGGCGATTATTAAAGCTGTTTTACCATAAAGTAATTCCTTCATTGCTTCTTGGATTAACCTTTCAGATTCAGCATCTAAGGAAGAGGTGGCTTCATCAAGAATCAAAATTGGTGCATTTTTAAGGAGAGCTCTGGCAATTGCAATTCGTTGTTTTTCTCCTCCGGAAATTCTTCCACCTTTCTCTCCAACGAAGGTATCTAGGCCTTCTGGAAGACTTTTTACGAAATGCTCTAAGTGACTTTTTTTAAGAACTTCATATATTTCTTCTTCTTTTGCATCTATCTTACCGTATTTTATGTTATTTCTTATAGAGTCGTTAAATAAAATTGGTTCCTGAGTCACCATTCCAATTTTACTTCTAAGGCTTGATAGAGTGTATTCTCTTATATCTTTACCATCTATTTCTATTTTTCCCTCTTTAGGATCAAAGAATCTTGGAATTAATTGAACCAAGGTGCTTTTCCCTGCCC contains these protein-coding regions:
- a CDS encoding glycosyltransferase family 4 protein; its protein translation is MEIFLIDPRNTTKPYNFCLLSSLREKKFPFKFFGFIPNFWKDKLLIKENNLFLPISRGIFENKHLQLFIANFTQTLEMFQGYLRLKGLLKEDTILHFLWFTSPGIEHYIIPHLKRVKMIHTVHNLLPHRDYPRDLYLFKALYSQMDEIIVHDKKTEKNFYKIFDLSLPITVIPHGNVERFYETFDSTTASESEEFYFKKIGLLKRPIFLFMGPIKKYKGFENLIGSLNILNRKKLSYSVVVKDWIKEKMENLYSLNVSLHYSKLGLVYRNVDAVILPHTKISQSITLFEAGYFGKPVIVSNSGGLEEVVRDGKDGFVFNGSKYEDLADKIEKLIQAGPKELKVMGENFKEHLIKNYSWDKISEKLIKIYERILNC
- a CDS encoding lysophospholipid acyltransferase family protein — its product is MIGSLLRSFLWFSGPFLTTLLIYLFGLSWRIEFKGLSILKKYNFKVLYVFWHENMLPPLFTHRKRKVGVIVSPSLDGEFMSRILRLLGFKVFRGDTEKGGSKALIGLIKYGREGNEIAITPDGPKGPRRKVKKGVFLLARETSLPIIAVRVSSGRCFRFSSWDKFMLPYPFSKIKIELREILNQPKEETLEKYLS
- the lpxB gene encoding lipid-A-disaccharide synthase, which translates into the protein MKVLLIAGEVSGDLHASNLITSLRKINPKIEFYGVGGERMEKTGAKIIYPSSKISIVGFTEVFSKILNLREARRAIYLFLKRNKIDFAITVDFPGFNIQIARYLKSKKIPVFYFIPPQVWAWGRWRVKSLSKYFKHLFVLYPFEKEFFEKEGLKSSFLGNPLMDIVKIDKSSKREKEYHSEILIAILPGSRETEIKRLLIPMLRAFRIFRKKYPQSKGIVSLYTKEHLPLVLELTRGTLEDVEVLYGKTYEIFKDVDLALIASGTAAVEAALFQIPMVVMYRLSYLSWIISKFLVKVKNFSLVNILLSRKVVPELIQKEVNPLRISKEMEIVYENKEKIKEELKKIPKMLGNRGVYDRIASKIISMV